A window from Pseudarthrobacter sp. BIM B-2242 encodes these proteins:
- a CDS encoding helix-turn-helix domain-containing protein produces MDEELIGRLVKEAKELAAETESAREALLSAARRRQEAILALKAAGLSVRGIAARLGTSPSVIQTSLATAIARHPATARREERFPYELHVLLAAKFHEQPERLRSIAKSNIQKMRETPRAAIAEGWLNRWEEILELSVDEIEQEMLKDTDEGRDMRQISPFAGALDNTERMVAMKKAQLLAAR; encoded by the coding sequence ATGGACGAAGAGCTGATTGGTCGACTGGTCAAAGAAGCCAAGGAGCTCGCTGCGGAAACCGAATCCGCCCGTGAAGCACTGTTGTCAGCTGCCCGGCGCCGGCAGGAGGCGATACTTGCGCTGAAGGCGGCAGGTCTCTCTGTGCGGGGAATTGCAGCGCGCCTCGGCACCAGTCCGTCCGTCATTCAGACTTCCCTTGCGACAGCCATTGCCCGGCACCCGGCGACAGCAAGGAGGGAAGAGCGCTTCCCTTACGAGCTCCACGTTCTCCTGGCTGCAAAGTTCCACGAGCAGCCCGAGCGGCTGCGCAGCATCGCCAAGTCGAACATCCAAAAGATGCGTGAAACACCGAGGGCAGCGATCGCTGAGGGCTGGCTGAACCGGTGGGAGGAAATCCTGGAACTGTCGGTGGATGAGATCGAGCAGGAGATGCTCAAGGACACCGATGAAGGACGCGACATGCGGCAGATCAGCCCCTTCGCCGGCGCCCTCGACAATACTGAGCGCATGGTCGCGATGAAGAAGGCTCAGCTCCTTGCGGCGAGATGA
- a CDS encoding DUF6036 family nucleotidyltransferase, which translates to MRRDELELAIRQATRIIQHDQVVIIGSQSILGSYTEDQLPTAVTMSTEVDIAPMRDEGAQELTDRISFVAGELSDFHRENGFYIEGVEKQTAILPPDWKYRLVMVRGEETDNATGLCLDPHDLCAAKLMAWRPKDFEFVRALIDGRFIDPVVLAERVASIDIHAVVTDQPLEALEYRQRESATWLANFANPRDSRRPAGPTGSDPDISP; encoded by the coding sequence TTGCGGCGAGATGAGCTTGAGCTTGCCATTCGTCAGGCGACACGGATTATCCAGCACGACCAGGTCGTCATTATCGGAAGTCAGTCGATTCTCGGCTCCTACACCGAGGACCAGCTGCCGACCGCTGTGACCATGTCCACCGAAGTGGACATCGCACCCATGCGGGATGAAGGAGCCCAAGAACTTACCGACCGGATCAGCTTCGTCGCCGGGGAGCTTTCCGACTTTCACAGAGAAAATGGCTTCTACATAGAGGGTGTCGAGAAGCAGACCGCCATTCTTCCCCCGGATTGGAAATACCGGCTCGTCATGGTCCGCGGCGAAGAAACAGACAACGCCACAGGCCTCTGCCTGGATCCACATGACCTTTGCGCAGCAAAACTCATGGCGTGGCGCCCCAAGGATTTTGAGTTTGTCCGTGCCCTCATCGACGGCCGGTTCATCGATCCCGTTGTCCTCGCAGAGAGGGTGGCCTCCATCGACATTCACGCCGTGGTAACCGATCAACCCCTGGAAGCTCTGGAGTACCGGCAGCGCGAGTCAGCGACCTGGCTCGCGAACTTTGCCAATCCGCGCGACTCCCGCCGACCCGCGGGCCCCACCGGCAGCGATCCCGACATAAGCCCCTAG
- a CDS encoding site-specific DNA-methyltransferase — MNLLLNASADIALADSQLHNTVKMAYLDPPYNTGRKFAQYSDSSPVKDWLAMLERTLTGVRATLTEDGSVFVHLDDKYIHRVRCVMDDVFGEQNYIGTMIWEKKNRASYLHAQLADVTDHILIYAKDKSKMAPLVHSATAVGKRIPVHNKGNKPSVLEFPAGSMTFNFSDRTVPAGEMNTPTIESALLDDLIVENGTNKNAFRMSGPFRYGQDAVTKMGETPGAFIAPKPLLRPSFLSTEAKGKVLTNLQSFRVNGSPTNEDARAESELIFGTEKGDDFDTPKPEALLERLIAAATQPGDRVLDCFAGSGTTLAVAQKMGRAWTGVELSPKTISNFIQPRLDGILAGTDPLPLDGYTASAQAYTVSTPEYAAAA; from the coding sequence ATGAACCTTCTGCTCAATGCCTCTGCCGACATCGCCCTCGCTGACTCCCAGCTGCACAACACCGTCAAAATGGCCTACCTGGACCCGCCCTACAACACCGGCCGGAAGTTCGCCCAGTACAGCGACTCGTCCCCCGTGAAGGACTGGCTGGCCATGCTGGAGCGGACTCTCACGGGGGTGCGGGCCACGCTCACCGAGGATGGAAGTGTCTTCGTCCACCTGGACGACAAATACATCCACCGCGTCCGCTGCGTCATGGATGACGTCTTCGGCGAACAGAACTACATCGGCACGATGATTTGGGAGAAGAAGAACCGGGCCTCGTACCTGCACGCCCAGCTCGCCGACGTCACCGACCACATCCTTATCTACGCCAAGGACAAGTCCAAGATGGCACCCCTGGTCCACTCCGCCACCGCCGTCGGCAAACGGATCCCGGTCCACAACAAGGGCAACAAGCCCTCCGTCCTCGAATTCCCGGCCGGCTCCATGACCTTCAACTTCAGCGACCGCACCGTCCCGGCCGGGGAGATGAACACCCCGACGATTGAATCGGCCCTGCTCGATGACCTCATCGTTGAGAACGGCACCAACAAGAACGCCTTCCGCATGTCCGGCCCGTTCCGCTACGGCCAGGACGCCGTCACCAAGATGGGGGAGACCCCGGGTGCTTTCATCGCCCCGAAGCCGCTGCTGCGCCCGTCCTTCCTCTCCACCGAAGCCAAAGGCAAGGTTCTGACCAACCTGCAGTCGTTCCGCGTCAACGGATCGCCGACTAACGAGGACGCCCGCGCCGAGTCCGAGCTGATCTTCGGCACCGAGAAGGGCGACGACTTCGACACCCCCAAGCCCGAGGCGCTGCTGGAACGGCTCATTGCCGCAGCCACCCAGCCTGGTGACCGCGTCCTGGACTGCTTCGCCGGCTCCGGGACCACCCTGGCCGTCGCCCAGAAGATGGGCCGCGCCTGGACCGGTGTCGAGCTCAGCCCCAAGACCATTAGCAATTTCATCCAGCCACGCCTGGACGGCATCCTGGCCGGCACAGACCCGCTGCCCCTGGACGGCTACACGGCCAGCGCGCAGGCGTACACGGTCAGCACTCCTGAGTACGCGGCCGCTGCCTAG
- a CDS encoding helicase associated domain-containing protein has translation MFVRTHNRLPEPGSYGHETVLHEWLRGQRRAAQQRRLDVDKMEKLDRDIPGWRLSHEDRWKLQLSALALSMRTGDPLDENLRNWLLAQRRAEAEGTLKQERREALDRDVPGWQEDSDHQWRSRAEDLADYVDLNRGTPPYEAGESETAVLYRWMNYQRFLARSGKLPKKRLDWLNKNVPDWLPADSGRDGAWSAMADRIVAFIAEHERWPVPSKEDERQMARWLGTQRAVHRKGKLAAPRLAWLNAKLPGWNCPLRRRSGGAG, from the coding sequence ATGTTCGTTCGCACCCACAACCGTCTGCCGGAGCCTGGATCCTACGGCCATGAGACCGTTCTGCACGAGTGGCTCCGGGGACAACGGAGGGCCGCGCAGCAGCGCCGCCTGGACGTTGACAAGATGGAGAAGCTGGACCGGGACATTCCCGGCTGGCGGCTCTCCCACGAGGACCGCTGGAAGCTCCAGCTCTCCGCCCTGGCGTTGAGCATGCGCACCGGCGACCCGCTGGATGAAAACCTCAGGAACTGGCTCCTGGCACAACGCCGCGCTGAAGCCGAGGGCACCCTGAAGCAGGAGCGCCGCGAAGCCTTGGACCGGGACGTCCCCGGCTGGCAGGAAGACAGCGACCACCAGTGGCGCTCCCGCGCCGAAGACCTGGCCGACTACGTCGACCTGAACCGCGGCACCCCGCCCTACGAGGCAGGGGAATCCGAGACCGCGGTGCTCTACCGGTGGATGAATTACCAGCGGTTCCTGGCTCGGTCCGGCAAGCTGCCCAAGAAGCGCCTGGACTGGCTGAACAAGAACGTCCCTGACTGGCTGCCGGCCGACAGCGGACGCGACGGCGCATGGTCCGCCATGGCGGACAGGATCGTGGCCTTCATCGCGGAACACGAACGTTGGCCGGTGCCGTCCAAGGAGGACGAGCGCCAGATGGCACGGTGGCTGGGCACCCAGCGTGCAGTCCACCGCAAAGGCAAGCTGGCTGCACCGCGTCTCGCCTGGCTGAACGCCAAACTGCCGGGCTGGAACTGCCCCCTGCGCAGGCGCAGCGGCGGTGCCGGGTGA
- a CDS encoding glutaredoxin family protein, with the protein MTASVLEAPANTSAGSDFTLEIYSKPACVQCGAAHRKARKNGIVFVDARLHEDNELNQEAVRELGISLGVASAPLCIIRAADGTITDSWGGFNPGKMDEWADRLPMTPEAAAKKAAEIAAASTELLAA; encoded by the coding sequence ATGACCGCATCAGTCCTCGAAGCCCCCGCCAACACTTCCGCAGGCTCCGACTTCACCCTCGAGATCTACTCCAAGCCCGCCTGCGTCCAGTGCGGCGCCGCCCACCGCAAGGCCAGGAAGAACGGCATCGTCTTCGTTGACGCCCGCCTGCACGAGGACAACGAGCTGAACCAGGAAGCCGTACGGGAACTCGGCATCAGCCTCGGCGTCGCCTCAGCGCCTCTGTGCATCATCCGCGCCGCCGACGGCACCATCACCGACTCCTGGGGTGGGTTCAACCCGGGCAAGATGGATGAGTGGGCCGACCGCCTGCCGATGACCCCCGAAGCGGCCGCCAAGAAGGCAGCCGAAATCGCCGCGGCATCCACCGAGCTCCTCGCCGCGTAG
- a CDS encoding ATP-dependent DNA helicase, translating into MMIRALTEAVRVATGIPDAEPRPGQKAMTEAIEHAINTTGHTIAVAPTGVGKSLALLAPAMIAAAELGQRTILSTESLSLLGQIMDKDAPDAAEACEKVTGTRPEVAMLKGFANYVCLQAVRDTTEAVTGTEGQRLSFKALSARLDKLPKSRRPLVDGRPFDVINGIPLLQWALGLDKDAAGDKQTYTGNLTPELWDMISVGPSECIGDSCPVYDLCKPRAARAKAAEADIVVTNHSMLAVQAAKGVPVIVGNKTLGEFHIIMIDEAHTLPSNVRNAGACEVSAATVTSLAKGISRVLDDLDPAVDKLIKEGMALGIELNTELEGYARGTRKGEVHKVKEDQDPVEATGDMLIAWAKSVKNGLEKATDSNNTQIRIKAKRLNGRLDSFIANVSSVKLHKVGTARWIEEKEPGLNSKNQMPYWAANASPVNIGGLLQSNLWTAPVMPDEEDPVTVAMREAGEPAEPEEVETYPMTVIAVSATLPARFGYQAGMTADNIAYASPFDDAYGASMLYIPKPAGAEIQELYPGWAPGRRGKFDTKLHQAWAARKNVELVEANAGAALVLSANSTAGKAYAEALRRAAKGRWKVYSQWDGIATRQLINAWRDDESSVLVGTKSLMTGVDAKGRTCSLVTIDRVPRASGNPVDDARAEALMEAMMIDKWAADRMVYASDAALLMEQAVGRLIRSVSDYGLVGLLDPRMLKTGPVSYPEPTRAIYKKAVTRFTKVTTKQSEAEEFLHRISAGSVLVAA; encoded by the coding sequence ATGATGATCCGCGCACTGACCGAAGCCGTCCGCGTCGCCACCGGCATCCCGGACGCCGAGCCGCGGCCCGGCCAGAAGGCCATGACGGAGGCCATCGAGCACGCCATCAACACCACCGGGCACACAATCGCCGTCGCCCCCACCGGGGTGGGCAAGTCCCTGGCCCTGCTGGCGCCGGCCATGATCGCCGCCGCCGAACTGGGCCAGCGCACCATCCTCAGCACCGAATCCCTGTCCCTGCTGGGTCAGATCATGGACAAGGACGCCCCGGATGCCGCCGAAGCCTGCGAGAAAGTCACCGGCACCCGGCCGGAGGTGGCCATGCTGAAAGGCTTCGCCAACTACGTCTGCCTGCAGGCCGTCCGCGACACCACCGAAGCGGTCACCGGAACCGAAGGACAACGACTGAGCTTCAAAGCCCTCTCCGCCCGGCTGGACAAGCTCCCCAAATCCCGCCGGCCCCTGGTCGACGGACGCCCCTTCGACGTCATCAACGGCATCCCGCTGCTGCAATGGGCGCTGGGCCTGGACAAGGACGCCGCCGGCGACAAGCAGACCTACACCGGGAACCTCACCCCGGAGCTGTGGGACATGATCTCCGTCGGCCCGTCCGAATGCATCGGCGACTCCTGCCCGGTCTATGACCTGTGCAAGCCCCGTGCCGCCCGCGCCAAGGCCGCCGAAGCGGACATCGTGGTGACCAACCACTCGATGCTCGCCGTCCAGGCCGCCAAGGGTGTCCCGGTCATCGTCGGGAACAAGACCCTCGGCGAATTCCACATCATCATGATCGACGAGGCCCACACCCTGCCCTCGAACGTCCGCAACGCCGGCGCCTGCGAGGTCTCGGCCGCGACCGTGACGTCCCTGGCCAAAGGCATCAGCCGGGTGCTGGACGATCTGGACCCGGCGGTGGACAAGCTCATCAAAGAGGGCATGGCCCTGGGCATCGAGCTGAACACCGAACTGGAAGGCTACGCCCGCGGCACCCGCAAGGGCGAAGTCCACAAGGTCAAGGAGGACCAGGACCCGGTCGAGGCGACCGGCGACATGCTGATCGCCTGGGCCAAGTCGGTCAAGAACGGTCTCGAAAAGGCCACCGACTCGAACAACACCCAGATCCGCATCAAGGCCAAGCGGCTCAACGGCAGGCTCGACAGCTTCATCGCCAACGTCTCCTCCGTGAAGCTGCACAAGGTCGGCACCGCCCGCTGGATCGAGGAGAAGGAGCCCGGCCTCAACAGCAAGAACCAGATGCCGTACTGGGCTGCCAACGCCTCCCCGGTCAACATCGGCGGTCTCCTGCAGTCGAACCTGTGGACCGCCCCGGTCATGCCCGACGAGGAGGACCCGGTCACCGTCGCCATGCGCGAGGCAGGGGAGCCGGCCGAACCTGAAGAGGTCGAAACCTACCCGATGACGGTCATCGCCGTCTCGGCCACCCTGCCGGCCCGGTTCGGCTACCAGGCCGGGATGACGGCGGACAACATCGCCTACGCGTCCCCGTTCGATGACGCCTACGGAGCGTCAATGCTCTACATCCCCAAGCCCGCCGGCGCCGAGATCCAGGAGCTCTACCCTGGCTGGGCACCGGGACGCCGCGGCAAGTTCGACACCAAGCTCCACCAGGCCTGGGCGGCGAGGAAGAACGTCGAGCTCGTCGAAGCCAACGCCGGGGCCGCCCTGGTGCTGTCTGCGAACTCCACTGCCGGCAAGGCCTACGCGGAGGCACTCCGCCGGGCCGCCAAGGGCCGCTGGAAGGTCTACTCCCAGTGGGACGGGATCGCCACCCGCCAGCTCATCAACGCCTGGCGCGACGACGAATCCTCCGTCCTGGTCGGCACCAAGTCGCTTATGACGGGCGTGGACGCCAAGGGGCGCACCTGCTCCCTGGTCACCATCGACCGGGTCCCGCGCGCCTCCGGCAACCCCGTGGACGACGCCCGCGCCGAGGCCCTGATGGAGGCCATGATGATCGACAAGTGGGCCGCGGACCGGATGGTGTACGCCTCCGACGCCGCGCTGCTCATGGAACAGGCCGTCGGCCGTCTCATCAGGTCTGTCTCCGACTACGGTTTGGTCGGCCTGCTGGATCCACGGATGCTCAAGACCGGTCCGGTCTCCTATCCGGAACCGACCAGGGCGATCTACAAGAAGGCCGTCACCCGGTTCACCAAGGTCACCACCAAGCAATCCGAGGCCGAGGAGTTCCTGCACCGGATCTCTGCCGGCTCCGTACTGGTCGCTGCCTGA
- a CDS encoding ATP-binding protein, which translates to MPPANTTAPSVSTMVRTKLSDGRLLGIGGDMWIVRKLPLEPVADAKSVEERMNVYMPLMAAYEELAAMATTTGNRRSMSRSSYRQHQLLLVNVAKLYNPSGHKIAGFLKESFPTQVTEKRIALLAVRLVAKVGSNGGWQKALDSVVETLVSGGTPLSDFDDDYRKVDAALARSGLSTPTAQELSMANSWWNQGEFPDTVDLPHSDHLHIFADTKAVRMANDAGREDCTKWPRIPKHRSLTFATLEDFNFEFESSESTAAHWATGLVEDGAVAISIRGSIEPAKVTRAELRRQRKRYMDDINERHKNNKMEDARQEEMLATLEAVENVYANGGSPTLVDASVLVAFDGEIEDITQAGPRSAANLRIMNFRQRQALAEMMLCSGVRANPNLHDLPIQTVACSGIQSLSTVGDKDGALLGFTERDSQPAYESPTAASSGDAAPIFVNLGATGSGKTMVLLWKAIQFAKLGGPQVIIDPKTGSDHSPTVLGHGGQVASLDDLKEADGIFDPLRFSHNPTVGVELAVSMLASIDPWGGKAREFEVHLYTALSYGVSKGATCVGQALLIAKEDGKATPALVDPIFDLANTSPLFRACVGVDPHTKALSINEGITLIKVGNTHLDLPEPGAMASASVMQKVSLALVRMMVFGSAMALTGRGGAIHLDEAWVFLGAGKAEVERLGRLARSQQVLPELYTQRASDPLKAGLAGYISRGLILPIEDKDEARAALELFKLQATDERLNRITGKAMLGEGGTVAPNWSSMRALRDPVSKKVLRGTVGYYSDLAGRCVPVQIVLPPAFLKLASTNADDLNERKQELLLAAV; encoded by the coding sequence ATGCCCCCCGCCAACACCACCGCACCATCCGTCTCCACGATGGTGCGCACCAAGCTCTCCGACGGCCGGCTGCTCGGCATCGGGGGCGACATGTGGATCGTCCGCAAACTGCCGCTGGAACCGGTCGCGGACGCCAAGTCCGTCGAGGAACGCATGAACGTGTACATGCCCCTCATGGCCGCCTACGAAGAGCTGGCAGCGATGGCCACCACCACCGGCAACCGCCGCTCCATGTCCCGGTCCTCCTACCGCCAGCACCAGCTGCTGCTGGTCAACGTGGCCAAGCTCTACAACCCGTCCGGCCACAAGATCGCCGGGTTCCTCAAGGAATCCTTCCCGACCCAGGTCACCGAGAAGCGCATCGCCCTGCTCGCGGTGCGCCTGGTCGCCAAGGTGGGCTCCAACGGCGGCTGGCAGAAGGCCCTGGACTCCGTGGTCGAAACACTGGTCAGCGGCGGCACACCGCTGAGCGACTTCGACGACGACTACCGCAAGGTCGACGCCGCACTGGCCCGCTCCGGCCTCTCCACCCCCACGGCGCAGGAACTGTCGATGGCCAACTCCTGGTGGAACCAGGGCGAGTTCCCCGACACGGTGGACCTGCCGCACTCGGACCACCTGCACATCTTCGCCGACACCAAGGCCGTGCGCATGGCCAACGACGCCGGCCGGGAAGACTGCACCAAGTGGCCGAGGATCCCCAAGCACCGGTCCCTGACCTTTGCGACTCTGGAAGACTTCAACTTCGAGTTTGAGTCCTCCGAGTCGACCGCCGCGCACTGGGCCACCGGCCTTGTCGAGGACGGCGCCGTCGCGATCTCCATCCGCGGGAGCATCGAGCCCGCCAAGGTCACCCGCGCCGAGCTGCGCCGCCAGCGCAAGCGCTACATGGACGACATCAACGAACGCCACAAGAACAACAAGATGGAGGATGCCCGGCAGGAGGAGATGCTGGCCACCCTCGAGGCGGTCGAGAACGTCTACGCCAACGGCGGTTCGCCCACCCTGGTGGACGCCTCGGTGCTCGTCGCGTTCGACGGCGAGATCGAAGACATCACCCAGGCCGGTCCCCGGTCCGCGGCCAACCTGCGGATCATGAACTTCCGGCAGCGCCAGGCCCTGGCCGAGATGATGCTCTGCTCAGGGGTCCGGGCCAACCCGAACCTGCACGACCTGCCCATCCAGACCGTGGCATGCTCCGGGATCCAGTCCCTGTCCACCGTCGGTGACAAGGACGGCGCCCTGCTCGGTTTCACCGAACGCGACAGCCAGCCCGCCTACGAGTCCCCGACGGCAGCCTCCTCCGGCGACGCGGCCCCGATCTTCGTCAACCTGGGCGCCACCGGCTCGGGCAAGACCATGGTGCTGCTCTGGAAGGCGATCCAGTTCGCCAAGCTCGGCGGGCCCCAGGTGATCATCGACCCCAAGACCGGGTCTGACCACTCACCGACGGTCCTCGGCCACGGCGGCCAGGTCGCGTCCCTGGATGACCTGAAGGAAGCCGACGGCATCTTCGACCCGCTGCGCTTCTCCCACAACCCCACCGTGGGTGTGGAACTGGCGGTGTCCATGCTCGCCTCCATCGACCCGTGGGGCGGCAAAGCGAGGGAGTTCGAGGTCCACCTGTACACGGCCCTGTCCTACGGGGTCTCCAAGGGTGCCACCTGTGTCGGCCAGGCCCTCCTGATCGCCAAAGAGGACGGCAAGGCCACGCCCGCGCTGGTCGATCCGATCTTCGACCTGGCCAACACCTCGCCACTGTTCCGTGCCTGTGTCGGCGTGGACCCGCACACCAAGGCGCTGTCCATCAACGAGGGCATCACCCTGATCAAGGTCGGCAACACCCACCTGGATCTGCCCGAACCCGGGGCCATGGCCTCGGCCTCGGTGATGCAGAAGGTGTCCCTCGCCCTGGTCCGCATGATGGTGTTCGGTTCTGCCATGGCCCTCACCGGCCGCGGCGGCGCCATCCACCTTGACGAGGCCTGGGTCTTCCTGGGCGCCGGCAAGGCCGAGGTTGAGCGTCTCGGCCGTCTGGCCCGGTCCCAGCAGGTGCTCCCTGAGCTCTACACCCAGCGTGCCTCCGACCCGCTGAAGGCTGGCCTGGCCGGCTACATCTCCCGCGGACTCATCCTGCCCATCGAGGACAAGGACGAGGCCCGGGCGGCGCTGGAGCTGTTCAAGCTCCAGGCCACGGATGAGCGGCTCAACCGCATCACCGGCAAGGCCATGCTCGGCGAAGGCGGCACCGTGGCGCCGAACTGGAGCTCGATGCGGGCCCTGCGCGACCCGGTCTCCAAGAAGGTCCTGCGCGGCACGGTCGGGTACTACTCCGACCTGGCCGGCCGGTGTGTTCCGGTCCAGATCGTCCTGCCGCCGGCGTTCCTGAAGCTGGCCTCGACCAACGCCGACGACCTGAACGAGCGCAAGCAGGAACTGCTGCTGGCGGCCGTCTGA
- a CDS encoding PD-(D/E)XK nuclease family protein, producing the protein MTNHTPLLHDKLAWDGKTLVVTGENLVEKKLRRKALSASTSKSMQSCAARWVGERLLRSEEENPFDPAPLGTSAHAVLEDLFDIDQYDPSMRTLETAAAIVERNADTLWADNPDAPDNVRAETLINRYRWKQEVRTAYEGLWTIEDPSSINVWGRELQIDGLTINTVPSNGFIDRVREGVADYGRFKGQEGLIAEDYKSGKVPSTYNLRFGDDHGDQLRVYAAALEAKTGEKAVGAYVLYTKFGEKREVDLSEKAMAKTLKTFKLSWDRHNKYMKNASFPTKVSALCGWCPLVNACPVAKAEGKEAKIEGLLSATDLGIPSLRPGAAAAPSVPLPDSQIDEDDNLVLFAPDLSKISDEDLAAAEREGNRAAHMYARGMTPKTESSEDEMTFTEEPKPWVETVNGELNPNSYASTAAFGTASLALDELTKAGIEPKGSLVNALNFTFLSIVAEAQYHWTGSRSTQDGANTRLRGVFRSVLQSLPLPFGEDEAAWDAWAEAALRRTKALTSVALKGYGEEAPERPWAALAGVAPAEAVKAPAKRAPRGAKAEPAKEEAPAPAEAPAKEEAPAEEVATVTPIKAEKNADSAGAEEAWLFPDDDESAA; encoded by the coding sequence ATGACCAACCACACGCCACTGCTCCACGACAAGCTTGCCTGGGACGGGAAAACCCTCGTCGTCACCGGTGAGAACCTTGTCGAAAAGAAGCTGAGGCGTAAGGCCCTCTCAGCCTCCACCTCCAAGTCGATGCAGTCCTGCGCCGCCCGCTGGGTGGGGGAGCGGCTGCTGCGCTCCGAGGAGGAGAACCCGTTCGACCCGGCACCGCTGGGAACGTCCGCCCACGCCGTCCTGGAAGACCTGTTCGACATCGACCAGTACGACCCCTCGATGCGCACCCTGGAAACCGCCGCGGCCATCGTGGAGCGCAACGCCGACACCCTCTGGGCCGACAACCCGGATGCGCCGGACAACGTCCGCGCCGAGACGCTGATCAACCGCTACCGCTGGAAGCAGGAAGTCCGCACCGCCTACGAGGGCCTGTGGACCATCGAGGATCCCAGCTCCATCAACGTCTGGGGCCGGGAGCTGCAGATCGACGGGCTGACCATCAACACCGTCCCGAGCAACGGGTTCATCGACCGCGTCCGGGAGGGCGTCGCCGACTACGGCCGGTTCAAGGGCCAGGAGGGCCTGATCGCCGAGGACTACAAGTCCGGCAAGGTCCCCTCCACCTACAACCTCCGCTTCGGCGACGATCATGGTGACCAGCTGCGCGTCTACGCAGCGGCCCTGGAAGCGAAGACCGGGGAGAAGGCCGTCGGCGCCTACGTGCTCTACACGAAGTTCGGTGAGAAGCGTGAGGTGGACCTGTCCGAGAAGGCGATGGCGAAGACCCTCAAAACCTTCAAGCTCTCCTGGGACCGGCACAACAAGTACATGAAGAACGCCTCGTTCCCTACCAAGGTCTCTGCCCTGTGCGGCTGGTGCCCGCTGGTGAACGCCTGCCCGGTCGCCAAGGCCGAAGGCAAGGAAGCCAAGATCGAGGGCCTGCTTTCGGCCACCGACCTGGGCATCCCGTCCCTGCGTCCCGGCGCCGCTGCAGCACCCTCCGTGCCGCTGCCGGACAGCCAGATCGACGAGGACGACAACCTGGTCCTGTTCGCCCCTGACCTGTCCAAAATCTCCGACGAAGACCTCGCCGCCGCGGAGAGGGAAGGCAACCGCGCCGCACACATGTATGCCAGGGGGATGACCCCGAAAACCGAGTCCTCAGAGGATGAAATGACTTTTACCGAAGAACCGAAGCCGTGGGTTGAAACTGTCAACGGCGAACTGAACCCGAACTCCTACGCCTCCACCGCCGCGTTCGGCACCGCATCACTGGCCCTGGACGAACTGACCAAGGCAGGCATTGAACCCAAGGGCTCGCTGGTGAACGCCCTGAACTTCACGTTCCTGTCCATCGTCGCTGAGGCCCAGTACCACTGGACCGGCTCCCGCTCCACACAGGACGGTGCCAACACCCGCCTGCGCGGTGTGTTCCGCTCGGTGCTCCAGTCCCTGCCCCTGCCCTTTGGCGAGGATGAAGCAGCCTGGGATGCCTGGGCCGAAGCCGCCCTGCGACGCACCAAGGCACTGACCTCGGTGGCGCTGAAAGGTTACGGCGAGGAAGCCCCGGAGCGCCCATGGGCCGCACTGGCCGGTGTCGCCCCCGCTGAAGCCGTGAAGGCTCCTGCCAAGCGTGCCCCGCGCGGTGCCAAGGCCGAACCTGCCAAGGAAGAAGCCCCCGCCCCGGCCGAAGCTCCTGCGAAGGAAGAGGCTCCCGCCGAGGAGGTCGCCACCGTGACCCCGATCAAGGCCGAGAAGAACGCTGACAGCGCCGGAGCCGAAGAGGCATGGCTCTTCCCTGACGACGACGAATCAGCGGCCTAG